A stretch of the Erpetoichthys calabaricus chromosome 3, fErpCal1.3, whole genome shotgun sequence genome encodes the following:
- the LOC114649240 gene encoding olfactory receptor class A-like protein 1: MDTRSIIKASAFLILTLISTPSNIAICCAFLEMLLTDGKLMATDVILLHLALVNLMVALSRSVPQTLTAFGCTNLFDDLGCKVIFFCFRLFRGLSISLTCLLSVYQAVIISPAITKLAVLKTGLSKGLVPLIIFLYAFCSATCVYPILFAVSKLINNTVPPYTYNLEYCFIPYPDAASYVSAGLINFFRDFVFILLMAIMSIYILILLYQHGKKVKSIRSSDRGHSEARPETKASRAVVTLVILYVIFFGVDNIIWLYSLSVLRVATLINDIRVFFATLYTSVCPVVVIATNPKVKMKLKRYSLKRLPQLMKTINPAM, translated from the coding sequence ATGGACACCAGGTCTATCATAAAAGCTTCAGCGTTCCTCATCTTGACCCTGATCAGCACTCCATCCAATATCGCCATCTGCTGTGCTTTCCTGGAAATGCTGCTAACTGATGGCAAACTCATGGCCACCGATGTCATCCTCCTTCACCTGGCACTGGTTAACCTGATGGTGGCGCTGTCCCGCAGTGTCCCACAGACGCTAACTGCATTTGGGTGCACTAATTTATTTGATGATTTGGGCTGTAAAGTTATTTTCTTCTGCTTTCGCCTTTTCCGTGGCCTTTCCATAAGCCTCACCTGTCTGCTGAGTGTATACCAAGCTGTCATCATCTCCCCTGCCATCACCAAGCTAGCAGTGCTGAAAACTGGACTGTCAAAGGGTTTGGTGCCCTTAATCATATTTCTCTATGCCTTTTGCAGTGCTACATGTGTCTACCCAATTCTTTTCGCTGTGTCTAAACTGATAAACAACACTGTGCCACCTTATACGTATAACTTGGAATACTGCTTTATTCCTTACCCAGATGCAGCCTCCTATGTCTCAGCAGGCCTCATAAATTTCTTTAGAGATTTTGTGTTCATCTTACTGATGGCCATCATGAGCATTTATATTCTGATACTTCTCTACCAACATGGCAAAAAAGTTAAAAGCATCAGGAGCTCCGATCGGGGTCATTCAGAAGCAAGACCAGAAACCAAAGCATCTCGAGCTGTGGTCACTTTGGTCATCCTCTATGTCATTTTCTTTGGAGTTGACAATATCATCTGGCTGTACTCATTGTCTGTCTTGAGGGTGGCAACACTTATTAATGATATTCGAGTCTTTTTTGCCACACTTTACACTTCTGTGTGCCCAGTTGTTGTCATTGCCACCAATCCAAAGGTTAAAATGAAGCTGAAAAGGTACAGCTTGAAGAGACTCCCTCAATTGATGAAGACCATTAATCCTGCTATGTAA
- the LOC114649241 gene encoding olfactory receptor class A-like protein 1: MDTRSIIKASAFLILTLISTPSNLAICCAFLDMLLTDGKLMATDVILFHLALANLMVALSRSVPQTLTAFGCTSLFDDLGCKVIVFCFRLYRGLSISLTCLLSVYQAVIITPAITKLAGLKTGLSRCLLPLIIFLYAFCSATSVPTILFAVSKLINNTVPPYTLNLEFCFVPYPDAASYVSAGLINFFRDFVFILVMTMMSVYILILLYQHGKKVKSIRSSRRGQSDARPETKASQAVVILVILYVIFFGVDNIIWLYSLSVFRLATLINDIRVFFATLYTSVCPVVVIATNPKVKAKLKRFYLKRLPNSVKTINPTV, from the coding sequence ATGGACACCAGATCGATCATCAAAGCTTCAGCATTCCTCATCTTGACGCTGATCAGCACTCCATCCAACCTCGCCATCTGCTGTGCTTTCCTAGATATGCTGCTAACCGATGGCAAACTCATGGCCACCGATGTCATCCTCTTCCACCTAGCCTTAGCCAACCTGATGGTGGCGTTGTCTCGTAGTGTTCCTCAGACGCTGACTGCATTTGGGTGCACTAGTTTATTTGATGATTTAGGTTGCAAAGTTATCGTCTTCTGCTTTCGCCTTTACCGTGGCCTTTCCATAAGCCTCACCTGTCTACTGAGTGTATACCAAGCTGTCATCATTACCCCTGCCATCACCAAGCTAGCAGGGCTGAAAACTGGATTGTCAAGGTGTCTGCTGCCCTTAATCATATTTCTTTATGCCTTTTGCAGTGCTACAAGTGTGCCCACAATTCTTTTTGCTGTCTCTAAACTGATAAATAACACTGTGCCACCTTATACATTGAATTTGGAATTTTGCTTTGTTCCATATCCTGATGCAGCCTCCTATGTCTCAGCAGGCCTCATAAATTTCTTTAGAGATTTTGTGTTCATCTTAGTGATGACCATGATGAGTGTTTATATTCTGATACTTCTCTACCAACATGGCAAAAAAGTCAAAAGCATCAGGAGCTCCCGTCGAGGTCAGTCAGATGCAAGACCAGAAACCAAAGCATCCCAAGCGGTGGTCATCTTGGTCATCCTCTATGTCATTTTCTTTGGAGTTGACAATATCATCTGGCTGTACTCACTATCTGTGTTTAGGTTGGCAACACTCATTAATGACATCCGGGTCTTCTTTGCCACCCTTTACACTTCGGTGTGTCCAGTTGTTGTCATTGCTACCAATCCAAAGGTCAAAGCAAAGCTGAAGAGGTTCTACTTGAAGAGACTCCCTAATTCAGTGAAGACCATTAATCCTACTGTATAA
- the LOC114649242 gene encoding olfactory receptor class A-like protein 1: MDSKQVFKAAGFLILAVISIPANLLVCSAFLHSLLTEGKLLTTDIILCNLAFANLMVTFTRGIPQTLTAFGYRNLFDDIGCKLSLVCFRIFRGLSISLTCLLSAYQAIVVSPASSKLALLKLQIPQYLMHTIAFLYVLWYALNVDVVLYSVSSLMNNTVPPYTFNLEYCFVIYPDYVILYIEGLISLFSDLVFILLMTVMSVYILLLLYYHSKKVKSIRSSDRKSGQTPETKASRAVVTLVILYDIFYGIDNAIWVYSLTVVRVVPLLSDIRIFFATLYTSVCPIVVTVTNPKVRNKLKVVRPERPVHTAESSLQAI; encoded by the coding sequence ATGGATTCCAAGCAAGTCTTCAAAGCAGCTGGCTTCCTCATCTTGGCGGTCATCAGCATTCCTGCCAATCTGCTCGTCTGTAGCGCCTTCTTGCACTCCTTACTGACGGAAGGCAAACTGCTGACCACTGACATCATCTTGTGCAACCTAGCCTTTGCAAACCTGATGGTGACGTTCACACGAGGCATCCCACAGACATTGACTGCCTTTGGTTATAGAAACCTGTTTGATGACATTGGGTGCAAACTGAGTCTCGTGTGCTTTCGTATTTTTCGAGGTCTCTCCATCAGCCTCACTTGTCTTCTCAGTGCTTACCAGGCTATAGTAGTCTCCCCAGCGTCCTCCAAGCTTGCCCTGCTAAAGCTTCAGATCCCCCAATACCTCATGCACACCATAGCTTTTCTGTATGTGCTCTGGTATGCTCTCAATGTTGACGTGGTCTTGTATTCAGTGTCCTCCCTTATGAACAATACAGTTCCTCCTTACACTTTTAATTTAGAGTACTGCTTTGTCATCTACCCAGATTATGTCATTTTGTACATTGAAGGACTAATCAGTCTCTTTAGTGACCTTGTGTTTATACTGCTAATGACCGTAATGAGTGTGTATATCCTGCTTCTTCTTTATTACCACAGCAAAAAAGTCAAGAGCATTCGGAGCTCAGATCGCAAATCAGGACAGACACCGGAAACTAAAGCCTCCCGAGCTGTGGTCACCTTGGTCATCCTCTACGATATCTTCTATGGGATCGACAATGCCATTTGGGTTTATTCTCTGACTGTTGTGAGAGTGGTGCCACTTTTATCTGACATTCGAATCTTTTTTGCAACCCTCTACACGTCAGTGTGCCCCATTGTGGTCACTGTCACCAATCCTAAGGTTAGAAACAAACTAAAAGTGGTCAGACCAGAGAGACCAGTTCATACAGCGGAGAGCAGCCTTCAAGCAATATAG